A window of Mucilaginibacter sp. PAMC 26640 contains these coding sequences:
- a CDS encoding (2Fe-2S)-binding protein, whose protein sequence is MLIASPTQVNPVSKGTPKTITLHINGAAHTLEVLPYVSLLDALREYLDLTGTKKGCDHGQCGACTVLCDGKRVLSCLTLAVMKDGAEITTIEGVDHPLQQGFIDHDAFQCGYCTPGQICSAIGMMQEGKAKTRLEVQDAMSGNLCRCGANMQIIDAIMEGMGHE, encoded by the coding sequence ATGTTGATTGCATCTCCTACTCAGGTTAACCCTGTTTCAAAAGGGACACCAAAAACGATCACGCTCCATATTAACGGGGCAGCGCATACCCTGGAGGTATTACCTTATGTGAGCCTGTTGGATGCCCTTAGAGAATACCTGGATTTAACGGGCACTAAAAAAGGCTGCGACCATGGACAATGTGGTGCATGCACGGTTTTATGTGATGGCAAACGGGTTTTAAGTTGCCTTACATTGGCGGTGATGAAAGATGGTGCCGAAATTACCACCATTGAAGGTGTGGATCATCCCTTGCAACAGGGTTTTATTGATCATGACGCGTTTCAATGCGGTTATTGCACTCCCGGGCAGATCTGCAGCGCCATTGGCATGATGCAGGAAGGAAAGGCTAAAACCAGGTTGGAAGTGCAGGATGCCATGAGTGGTAACCTTTGCCGCTGTGGCGCCAACATGCAGATAATTGACGCAATAATGGAAGGGATGGGTCATGAATAA